GTCTGTAGAATactcttcttttaaattctttctATATTGATCTGGTGAATCCTATTCAGTGAAAGGCACTGATTTCATCATATTGATTTTGTTGATTATTCTGTGTAAAGGGGAGATGGCATTGCTAGTTGAAAGTTCAGCAGTTGGTGGTGAACCATAAATAGAAGAGTATATCATTTGTCCACCACATGACCACATAAACATGTCTCAATATGCTATACCAAATCAGATCTGTACACAATATGTAGTTGTTCTACCAACATATGTTGCCACTCGTGTTCCCTGGATCCTTCCTTGTTGGTTTTATTTATTTGGGGGAAATAAAGCTCTTTTTTTCTGGTTCTCTAATCAGTAGGCTACTCCTCTTATAAGTTCTTTCATATTCATCTGGTGAATCCTATTTTGTTAAAGGTACTGATTTCATCATATTGACTTTTTGTTGATTGTTCTGTGCATAGGGGAGATGGCATTGCTTGTTGAAGGTTTGGCGGTTGGTAATGATCCATCAATAGAAGAGTATATCATTGGTCCAGCTAATGAGCTTACTGAAGATCAGGAGCTGACTACTGATAAAGATCATATGAAGTTGTATGGCCCAGAGGAAGGCCTCTCGTGGGTGGCAAAGCCAGTTCCTGCCCAGAGTAGTCTCGCTCTTGTGTCCAGGCAAGGGAGCATGGTGCAGCAGAGTGTGCCTCTTATGGATCCTCTTGTGACTCTATTTGGTAGCATCCATGAAAAGCTCCCTGATACAGGAAGTATGAGAAGCATGCTATTCCCCAATTTCGGCAGCATGATCAGCACCATGGATCCTCACATCAAAGATGATCACTGGGATGAGGAGAGTCTGCAGAGAGAAGGTGACCGTTATCCTTCAGATGGTAGCGGTGCAGACTCTGATGACAATCTACAAAGTCCATtgatatcacgtcaaacaaccgCCGTAGAAAACATGGTCCCTCCTCCCCATGGCAGCACTCTGAGCGTGAGACGGCATAGCAGCCTCATGCAAGGCAATGCTGGAGAAGGGGTAGGCAGCATGGGAATTGGTGGCGGTTGGCAGTTGGCATGGAAATGGTCTGAGAGGGAAGGTGAAGATGGAAGTAAGGAAGGAGGTTTCAAAAGGATATATTTGCATCAGGAGGGTGTCCCTGGCTCTCGGCGTGGGTCACTTGTTTCAGTTCCTGGTGGTGATATTCCTGAAGATGGTGAATTCATACAGGCTGCTGCTTTGGTAAGTCAGCCTGCACTTTACTCCAAGGAACTTATGGGTCAGCATCCCGTTGGACCAGCGATGGTCCATCCATCTGAAACTGCGTCAAAAGGTCCCAGTTGGGCtgctcttctcgaaccaggaGTCAAAAGTGCGCTCATTGTTGGAAT
The nucleotide sequence above comes from Nicotiana tabacum cultivar K326 chromosome 12, ASM71507v2, whole genome shotgun sequence. Encoded proteins:
- the LOC107793629 gene encoding monosaccharide-sensing protein 2-like, which codes for MSKHATFTNDSIPRSTSETAPSEIRGSLNTLPQFTGSGGMFLAYCMIFGMSLMTSPSWRLMLGVLSVPSLIYFVLTVLYLPESPRWLVSKGRMLEAKQVLQKLRGMEDVSGEMALLVEGLAVGNDPSIEEYIIGPANELTEDQELTTDKDHMKLYGPEEGLSWVAKPVPAQSSLALVSRQGSMVQQSVPLMDPLVTLFGSIHEKLPDTGSMRSMLFPNFGSMISTMDPHIKDDHWDEESLQREGDRYPSDGSGADSDDNLQSPLISRQTTAVENMVPPPHGSTLSVRRHSSLMQGNAGEGVGSMGIGGGWQLAWKWSEREGEDGSKEGGFKRIYLHQEGVPGSRRGSLVSVPGGDIPEDGEFIQAAALVSQPALYSKELMGQHPVGPAMVHPSETASKGPSWAALLEPGVKSALIVGIGIQILQQGHCVSCSKVPIDRLKVLLVGYQLSGRCWCTPLAPELLIWSV